A region of Nostoc sp. 'Peltigera membranacea cyanobiont' N6 DNA encodes the following proteins:
- a CDS encoding STM4011 family radical SAM protein, translated as MHLTILYRGPLISCNYGCEYCPFAKRQQTAAELAIDQQSLERFVNFISQHPQHQFSILFTPWGEALIHSYYQQALIKLTQLPNVNKAAIQTNLSCNLDWVEECNKDKLALWATFHSEWVSRDRFLEKCLNLDNKNVKFSVGVVGFPKFKTEIAALRQELPNHIYLWINAVKAELHNLSPENREFFQSIDPLYELNTNHYPSFGYSCRAGKSAISVDGDGTMRRCHFIKEPIGNIYDSDWEAALVNQPCSNQSCHCHIGYVHLEYLKMNQVFGSGILERIPDNWVYQECLV; from the coding sequence ATGCACCTCACCATACTCTATCGCGGCCCTTTAATTAGTTGCAACTACGGTTGTGAATATTGCCCTTTTGCTAAACGCCAACAAACAGCCGCAGAATTAGCAATCGATCAACAATCTTTAGAACGATTTGTCAATTTTATTTCCCAACATCCCCAACATCAATTTTCAATTCTTTTTACTCCTTGGGGAGAAGCCCTAATCCATTCTTACTATCAGCAAGCACTGATAAAATTAACGCAACTCCCGAATGTTAATAAAGCAGCAATTCAAACTAATCTATCTTGTAATTTAGATTGGGTAGAGGAATGTAACAAAGATAAATTGGCGCTTTGGGCAACTTTTCATTCCGAATGGGTGTCACGCGATCGCTTTTTAGAAAAATGCCTAAATCTAGACAACAAAAATGTCAAATTTAGTGTAGGAGTTGTCGGTTTTCCCAAGTTTAAAACAGAAATAGCAGCTTTACGTCAAGAGTTACCAAACCACATTTATTTGTGGATTAATGCTGTGAAAGCTGAACTTCATAATTTATCACCAGAAAATCGAGAATTCTTTCAATCTATTGACCCATTATATGAATTAAATACTAATCATTATCCTAGCTTTGGGTATTCTTGTCGGGCTGGAAAATCAGCGATTTCTGTTGATGGTGATGGGACAATGCGCCGATGTCATTTTATTAAAGAACCAATTGGTAATATTTATGATTCTGACTGGGAAGCAGCTTTGGTTAATCAACCTTGTAGCAATCAAAGTTGTCACTGTCATATTGGTTACGTTCATCTAGAATACTTAAAAATGAATCAGGTATTTGGTTCTGGAATTTTAGAAAGAATTCCTGATAATTGGGTTTATCAAGAATGCCTAGTGTAG
- a CDS encoding STM4013/SEN3800 family hydrolase: MFNINEIVGTHDILFITLDTLRYDIAKNLLAEKRTPNLAKLLPKTGWEERHSPGNFTYASHHAFFAGFLPTPVTPGIHPRLFALGFEGSTTTTDTTCVLDSSNIVNGLAAKGYHTVCIGGVGFLNKRNPLGNVIPSMFAESYWSPELGVTNPESTENQVNLARQILEQTPNNQRIFLFINISALHQPNYFYLPDAKDKIDTIESHAAALEYVDRQLAKLWNIIRQRHSTFCILCSDHGTTYGEDGYTGHRLSHPVVWTVPYAEFIV; encoded by the coding sequence ATGTTCAATATAAATGAAATCGTCGGAACCCACGATATCTTATTTATCACCCTAGACACATTACGTTACGACATAGCTAAAAACCTACTTGCAGAAAAACGCACTCCAAACTTAGCAAAATTACTCCCTAAAACAGGTTGGGAAGAACGCCATTCACCCGGAAACTTTACCTATGCTTCTCATCATGCGTTTTTCGCTGGCTTTTTACCCACACCTGTAACACCTGGAATTCACCCCCGCCTTTTTGCTTTGGGATTTGAAGGAAGTACCACTACAACTGATACAACTTGTGTGTTAGATAGCTCAAATATTGTTAATGGATTAGCTGCTAAGGGATATCATACAGTTTGCATTGGTGGAGTTGGTTTTTTAAACAAACGCAACCCTTTAGGTAATGTAATTCCCTCCATGTTTGCCGAAAGTTATTGGAGTCCAGAATTAGGAGTTACTAACCCCGAATCTACAGAAAATCAGGTAAATCTTGCACGACAAATTTTAGAACAAACGCCAAATAATCAACGTATATTTTTATTTATAAATATTTCTGCTTTGCATCAACCAAATTATTTCTATCTTCCCGATGCCAAAGATAAAATCGATACCATTGAATCTCACGCCGCAGCTTTGGAATACGTCGATCGCCAATTAGCCAAACTCTGGAATATTATACGACAAAGGCATTCTACTTTTTGCATTCTGTGTTCCGACCACGGGACAACTTATGGTGAAGATGGTTACACTGGACATCGACTTAGCCATCCTGTGGTTTGGACTGTTCCTTATGCAGAGTTTATTGTGTGA
- a CDS encoding glutathione S-transferase family protein, with protein MTTAPLSWQELETLTDYQIDTVNGLTNAKARLRLFGQRESDVRVTLYRDNHAWCPYCQKVWLWLEEKQIPYRIEKVTMFCYGEKESWYKRKVPSGMLPAIELDGQIIKESDDILIALEKVFEPLSQGMEDRTVLPLRQLERLLFRAWCAWLCYRAENSQQEQRNREQFIAVVARVEEALGCTPSPYFLDSFGIVDVIFTPYLERMNASLYYYKGYSLREENPRLRAWFAAMESRPTYCGTQSDFHTHAHDLPPQMGGCWENRETQMLLNKARVDNGPWFGLPDVTYPEPENSRMEALQRTIEHRVNIIRVNPLDDKLFDQALRCALTHMMTNEDCVPPSGSDVALRYLRDRINVPRDMSIYAAKRLRESLEKTAALAGDGQPTPIPTKHRRDQDPSNFVRK; from the coding sequence ATGACTACCGCACCCTTAAGCTGGCAAGAACTAGAAACCCTCACGGACTATCAAATAGATACCGTTAATGGTCTCACCAACGCTAAAGCCAGGTTGCGCTTGTTTGGTCAGCGCGAATCTGATGTGCGGGTAACACTGTACCGCGATAACCACGCCTGGTGTCCTTACTGTCAAAAAGTTTGGTTATGGCTAGAGGAAAAACAGATCCCCTATCGCATTGAAAAAGTGACAATGTTCTGTTACGGGGAGAAAGAAAGTTGGTACAAACGTAAGGTACCATCAGGAATGCTCCCCGCGATCGAGCTAGATGGACAGATTATTAAGGAAAGCGATGACATTTTGATCGCTTTGGAAAAGGTTTTTGAGCCGTTGAGCCAAGGGATGGAAGACCGCACAGTGCTTCCTCTACGTCAATTAGAACGACTTTTATTTCGAGCTTGGTGTGCTTGGCTGTGCTACAGAGCAGAGAACTCTCAACAAGAACAACGCAACCGAGAACAATTCATCGCAGTAGTGGCTAGGGTGGAGGAGGCTCTGGGTTGCACCCCAAGTCCTTACTTTCTAGATAGCTTCGGCATCGTCGATGTCATTTTTACGCCATATCTCGAACGGATGAATGCGAGCCTTTACTACTACAAGGGCTACTCTCTGCGGGAGGAAAACCCTCGCTTGAGGGCATGGTTTGCGGCAATGGAAAGCCGACCGACCTACTGCGGTACCCAGAGCGACTTTCACACCCACGCACATGATTTGCCGCCCCAGATGGGGGGCTGTTGGGAAAACCGCGAAACCCAGATGCTTCTCAATAAAGCGCGGGTGGATAACGGGCCCTGGTTCGGGCTACCAGATGTTACTTATCCAGAACCCGAAAACTCCCGCATGGAAGCTCTTCAACGAACTATCGAGCATCGCGTCAATATTATCCGAGTCAACCCTTTAGATGATAAATTGTTTGACCAAGCCCTACGTTGTGCTTTAACACACATGATGACCAATGAAGACTGTGTACCTCCATCGGGATCTGATGTTGCTCTCCGATATTTGCGCGATCGCATTAATGTACCGCGAGACATGTCTATCTACGCAGCCAAGCGATTGAGGGAATCCCTGGAAAAAACCGCAGCCCTTGCGGGTGATGGACAGCCAACCCCAATTCCCACTAAGCATCGACGAGATCAAGACCCGTCTAACTTTGTCAGAAAGTAG
- a CDS encoding STM4012 family radical SAM protein, with product MLTIQNLKSKIAQSPYQAYVYSYPHKTAYRPISPPVYLPELWAQQDRQALFLYIHIPFCEMRCGFCNLFTTVSHNEDFMSQYVRTLQRQAQRMKAVLGDASFARFAIGGGTPTQLPIQHLETILNIAENTMGAKLQEIPISVEVSPETATEEKLKLLRSHAVDRVSIGVQSFIDSEVLATQRRQSTTQVEATLTRIKEIGFPTLNIDLIYGLPGQTVNTWLQSIQATLRFQPEEIYLYPLYVRSLTGLGRTDREWDDIRLACYREGRSLLLSQGYTQVSMRMFRRLEEGQSSNLSPSSPSSPSSPSPVYCCQADGMIGLGCGARSYTNTLHYSNEYAVGAKGISEILQAYIQTADESFDYAHYGFQLNTEEQRRRYILLSLLSNEGLNCASYRQQFGSEVYADFPEFSELLALNLAIKDEDILQLTEFGIERSDTIGAWLFSEKVQELMQDYELK from the coding sequence ATGCTGACAATCCAAAATCTTAAATCGAAAATTGCCCAGTCTCCTTATCAAGCATACGTTTATTCTTACCCCCACAAAACAGCTTACCGTCCCATCTCCCCACCTGTGTATCTCCCGGAACTTTGGGCGCAGCAAGATAGACAAGCGCTATTTCTCTACATACATATACCGTTTTGTGAGATGCGTTGTGGGTTCTGCAACCTGTTTACCACAGTTAGCCACAATGAAGATTTTATGAGTCAATATGTCCGCACGTTACAGCGACAGGCGCAACGGATGAAAGCGGTGTTGGGTGATGCGTCATTTGCTAGGTTCGCTATTGGTGGCGGAACTCCCACCCAGTTACCCATTCAGCATCTCGAAACTATTCTTAACATTGCTGAAAATACGATGGGTGCAAAGTTACAGGAAATTCCCATTTCTGTAGAAGTTTCGCCAGAAACCGCCACTGAGGAGAAGTTAAAGTTGTTGCGATCGCACGCCGTGGATCGTGTTAGCATTGGTGTCCAAAGTTTCATCGATTCGGAAGTCTTAGCCACCCAGCGCCGTCAATCTACTACCCAAGTAGAAGCAACGCTGACAAGGATAAAAGAGATTGGGTTTCCCACTCTGAATATTGATTTGATTTACGGTTTACCCGGACAAACTGTAAATACTTGGTTGCAATCAATACAAGCTACCTTGCGTTTTCAACCAGAAGAAATTTATCTATATCCATTGTACGTGCGATCGCTCACAGGTTTGGGACGCACAGATCGAGAATGGGACGATATTCGTTTAGCTTGTTATCGGGAAGGGCGATCGCTATTATTATCGCAAGGATATACGCAAGTTTCCATGCGGATGTTTCGACGCTTAGAAGAGGGACAATCTAGCAATCTTTCTCCCTCATCCCCCTCATCCCCCTCATCCCCCTCTCCCGTCTACTGCTGTCAAGCCGACGGTATGATTGGTTTAGGTTGTGGCGCACGTTCCTACACTAATACTTTGCACTACTCCAACGAGTATGCAGTGGGAGCAAAGGGAATCAGCGAGATTTTACAAGCATATATTCAAACAGCAGATGAGTCATTTGACTACGCACACTATGGTTTTCAACTAAATACTGAAGAACAACGTCGGCGGTATATTTTGTTATCTTTGCTTTCCAATGAAGGATTGAATTGTGCTAGTTATCGTCAGCAATTTGGTAGTGAAGTATACGCTGATTTTCCAGAATTTTCAGAATTGCTTGCTTTGAATTTGGCGATAAAAGATGAGGATATTTTACAGTTAACTGAATTTGGCATTGAGCGTTCTGACACTATTGGCGCGTGGTTATTTTCTGAGAAAGTTCAGGAATTAATGCAGGATTATGAGTTGAAATAG
- a CDS encoding STM4014 family protein, with amino-acid sequence MLNFILIANPENRRVGFLQEALAHFNLPPATVVDYADLIAGKQTLEQFNTPNTIIRFDSPEKNFDVDKAIIAEGSREIFSTSNHQHISAEAATKLEFDKGLILYPRQWYLGWRYLLQKWETQLTPLLACGEGLGVGYFMNHPQDIAVMFDKPACHERFSRHNIPVPRSLGKIHNYEHLREQMQMQGIERVFVKLSHGSAASGVVAYRANSRFESAITTVERVRENGQTLLYNSRKIRHYTHHEEIADIINILTAEGVQVEEWLPKAHLQECGFDVRVVVINGEAQHIVVRLGKSPMTNLHLGNERGNTEEFLAKVGVENWEIMKRTCEQAAALFPNSLYCGVDLLILPDWKTHAILEINAFGDLLPGILWNGMDTYTSEVKAILAR; translated from the coding sequence ATGCTAAACTTCATTCTCATCGCCAACCCCGAAAACCGCCGTGTCGGTTTCCTCCAAGAAGCCCTCGCCCATTTCAACTTACCACCAGCCACCGTAGTAGATTACGCCGACTTAATAGCAGGAAAACAAACTCTCGAACAATTCAACACACCCAACACTATTATCCGCTTTGACTCTCCAGAAAAAAACTTTGATGTTGATAAAGCCATCATTGCAGAAGGGAGTAGGGAGATTTTTTCTACTTCCAATCATCAACATATCAGTGCAGAAGCAGCGACAAAATTAGAATTTGACAAAGGACTGATCCTCTATCCGCGACAGTGGTATTTAGGCTGGCGGTATCTGTTGCAAAAATGGGAAACACAACTTACTCCCCTCCTCGCTTGCGGGGAGGGGTTGGGGGTGGGGTACTTCATGAACCATCCCCAAGATATCGCTGTGATGTTTGACAAACCAGCTTGTCACGAAAGATTCAGCCGTCATAATATCCCCGTTCCCCGTTCATTAGGTAAAATCCACAACTATGAACATTTACGCGAACAAATGCAAATGCAGGGAATAGAACGAGTATTCGTCAAACTTTCCCACGGTTCCGCCGCTTCTGGAGTCGTTGCTTACCGCGCAAATTCGCGTTTTGAATCAGCCATTACCACCGTCGAACGAGTGCGAGAAAATGGGCAAACTCTGCTTTACAACTCCCGCAAAATTAGGCACTATACCCATCACGAAGAAATCGCCGATATCATCAATATCTTGACAGCAGAAGGCGTACAAGTTGAAGAATGGCTACCCAAAGCACATTTACAAGAATGTGGTTTTGATGTGCGTGTGGTGGTTATTAATGGCGAAGCACAGCATATCGTTGTTCGCCTTGGTAAAAGTCCCATGACAAATTTGCATTTGGGGAATGAACGGGGAAATACTGAGGAATTTTTAGCAAAAGTTGGTGTAGAAAATTGGGAGATAATGAAGCGAACTTGTGAACAAGCAGCAGCGTTATTTCCTAATAGTTTATACTGCGGTGTTGATTTACTAATTTTACCCGATTGGAAAACTCATGCGATTTTAGAGATTAATGCTTTTGGTGATTTACTACCGGGTATTTTATGGAATGGAATGGATACTTATACGAGTGAAGTTAAGGCGATTTTGGCAAGATAA
- a CDS encoding ATP-grasp domain-containing protein — translation MNSKYNFQYFQGSSLSDLFAQDITDASYGFILNYPATASWAAYPNRKKYFIQDGSSEATKTSFDKICQKEPWKNLAVLGEGIPGIVIIPPPKLLLEYWQEHFGFNHSNIEMMDGSTYLDDLGRNERFDKLITLFPFDGLKPEKHAVDSDTHYRLLSKVTLDELGVQCPKYKTYNLHQVNLQDIQLPQFPYLIKTSHGLSGEGTYIIKSPSDLNYCLEEIRKYLAIKLLDTIIVSEFVKNEVQNYCVQFYVNKAGEITLIGTTGQLVTPEGNYLGGLIDYRETDMSKFFEMIANVGQYAHKHGYFGVIGFDVLENQDGQLFAIDANFRVNGSTSLCLQRHTLLRLGKGVAKYSGSYRMEGTLESILITLKPELDRKDLIILSALEKVKYGKIYTELYAIATGETIEQMQSIEQKLQNKGLQLLS, via the coding sequence ATGAACTCAAAATATAACTTTCAATACTTCCAAGGAAGCTCTCTTTCTGATTTATTTGCTCAAGATATCACAGATGCATCTTATGGGTTTATCTTAAATTACCCTGCAACTGCGAGTTGGGCTGCTTATCCCAACCGGAAAAAATATTTTATTCAAGATGGCAGTAGTGAAGCCACCAAAACCTCATTTGATAAGATTTGCCAAAAGGAACCTTGGAAAAATTTGGCTGTGTTAGGCGAGGGCATTCCTGGAATTGTGATTATTCCGCCACCAAAGTTGCTGCTCGAATACTGGCAAGAGCATTTCGGATTTAATCACTCTAATATTGAGATGATGGACGGCTCAACTTATCTGGACGATCTGGGCCGCAACGAACGCTTTGATAAACTCATTACTCTATTTCCCTTCGATGGTTTAAAACCCGAAAAACACGCTGTTGATTCAGACACCCATTACCGCTTACTTAGTAAAGTAACGCTAGACGAACTGGGCGTGCAATGTCCAAAATACAAAACCTACAATCTGCACCAAGTCAATCTCCAAGACATCCAGTTACCGCAATTCCCCTATTTAATCAAAACATCGCACGGACTCTCAGGAGAAGGCACTTATATCATCAAAAGTCCCAGCGATCTAAACTACTGCCTTGAAGAAATTAGAAAATATCTTGCTATTAAATTGCTTGATACGATTATTGTCTCGGAGTTTGTCAAGAATGAGGTGCAAAATTACTGCGTACAGTTCTATGTCAACAAAGCGGGGGAGATAACCCTCATCGGCACTACTGGACAACTCGTTACTCCAGAAGGCAACTATTTAGGGGGACTGATTGACTACCGCGAAACTGACATGAGCAAGTTCTTTGAGATGATTGCCAACGTTGGTCAGTATGCTCACAAACACGGGTATTTCGGCGTGATTGGCTTTGATGTGCTGGAAAATCAAGACGGACAGCTTTTTGCAATTGATGCCAATTTCCGAGTTAATGGCTCGACTTCGTTGTGTTTGCAGCGCCATACTCTACTGCGACTGGGAAAAGGAGTAGCTAAATATTCCGGTAGCTACCGAATGGAAGGGACATTAGAATCAATTCTCATAACCCTCAAACCAGAATTAGATCGCAAAGACTTGATTATTCTATCGGCTTTGGAGAAAGTCAAATACGGAAAAATCTATACAGAACTTTATGCGATCGCTACTGGAGAAACTATCGAACAAATGCAGTCTATTGAGCAGAAATTACAGAATAAGGGATTGCAACTACTCTCTTAA